In the genome of Monodelphis domestica isolate mMonDom1 chromosome 2, mMonDom1.pri, whole genome shotgun sequence, one region contains:
- the GGA3 gene encoding ADP-ribosylation factor-binding protein GGA3 isoform X2, giving the protein MAEAEGESLESWLNKATNPSNRQEDWEYIIGFCDQINKELEGPQIAVRLLAHKIQSPQEWEAIQALTVLEACMKNCGRRFHNEVGKFRFLNELIKVVSPKYLGDRISEKVKTKVIELLYSWTVALPEESKIKDAYQMLKRQGIVQSDPLIPMDRTLIPSPPPRPKNPVFDDEEKSKLLAKLLKSKNPDDLQEANKLIKSMVKEDEARIQKVTKRLHTLEEVNNNVKLLNEMLVHYSKEDSSEADKELMKELYDQCETKRRTLFKLASETEDNDSSLGDILQASDNLSRVINSYKKIIEGQVINGEVASLAISVPEGSNPSSNLNTLIDLAELDISSSSSLVLAPQPAPPSSDIPILPPPPRSCSSSQTEASPGASSVTNSLSLLDEELLCLGLADPAPSVAPKESTGNSPWNLYQDSPFLQSSTQPLNSSPAPLPPPFTAPATKASVPAPNTGSFLFSMGLATATPQKVGPPAPGYISSTVGDSSLYQLDVLNQLLEETKGFHPGVTSPIIPSNTPVGPPVSFSTGSGSPLFQPLPFQQGSPLKGNEVSLTNVHVPLESIKPSSALPVTAYDKNGFRILFHFAKECPPGRPDVLVVVVSMLNTAPLPVKSIVLQAAVPKSMKVKLQPPSGIELSPFNPIQPPAAITQVMLLANPLKEKVRLRYRLTFALGDQLSTEVGEVDQFPPVEQWGNL; this is encoded by the exons ATAAAGCCACCAATCCTTCCAACCGCCAGGAGGACTGGGAGTACATTATTGGCTTCTGCGATCAGATCAACAAGGAGCTTGAAGG GCCTCAGATTGCTGTCCGGCTGCTGGCTCACAAAATCCAGTCCCCACAAGAATGGGAGGCAATCCAAGCCTTAACG GTGCTGGAAGCATGTATGAAGAACTGCGGGAGGAGGTTTCATAATGAAGTGGGGAAGTTCCGTTTTTTGAATGAGTTAATCAAAGTCGTCTCTCCCAAG TACTTGGGGGACAGGATCTCAGAGAAAGTGAAAACGAAAGTCATTGAGCTGCTGTATAGCTGGACAGTGGCCCTGCCAGAGGAATCAAAAATCAAGGATGCCTACCAGATGCTTAAGAGACAGG GGATTGTGCAGTCTGACCCACTGATTCCTATGGATCGGACACTAATACCCTCCCCACCACCTCGTCCCAAGAATCCTGTTTTTGATGATGAGGAGAAATCCAAG CTCCTAGCCAAGTTGTTGAAAAGCAAAAATCCAGATGACCTTCAAGAGGCCAACAAGTTGATTAAATCCATGGTGAAAGAG GATGAAGCTAGGATCCAGAAAGTGACCAAAAGACTACATACTCTAGAGGAAGTCAATAACAATGTAAAACTTCTCAATGAGATGCTGGTTCATTATAGTAAGGAGGACTCATCAGAAGCAGATAAAGAACTCATGAAG GAGCTTTATGATCAGTGTGAAACCAAGAGGAGAACATTATTCAAATTGGCCAGCGAGACTGAAGACAATGATAGCAGTTTAG GAGACATCCTGCAAGCCAGTGACAATCTTTCACGGGTTATCAACTCctataaaaaaattattgaaggaCAGGTCATTAATGGTGAGGTGGCTTCCCTAGCCATATCTGTCCCTGAAG GAAGCAACCCCTCCAGTAACCTCAACACCCTCATTGATCTTGCGGAACTGGATATATCCAGCAGCTCATCCCTGGTGTTGGCCCCACAACCTGCCCCCCCCTCCTCAGACATCCCTATCCTTCCACCCCCTCCACGAAGCTGCTCATCTAGTCAGACCGAAGCCTCCCCTGGGGCCAGCAGTGTGACCAACTCCCTCTCCTTGTTGGATGAAGAGCTGTTGTGCTTAG GCCTCGCTGACCCAGCCCCTAGTGTTGCTCCCAAAGAGTCAACAGGGAACAGCCCGTGGAACCTGTACCAG GACAGCCCTTTCCTCCAGTCCTCTACACAGCCCTTGAACAGCTCCCCAGCCCCACTGCCTCCTCCCTTTACGGCTCCTGCTACCAAGGCCAGCGTCCCTGCCCCCAACACAGGCTCATTCTTGTTCTCCATGGGACTGGCCACGGCTACACCCCAAAAGGTGGGGCCACCAGCCCCAGGGTACATCAGCTCAACTGTGGGTGATAGTTCCCTGTACCAGTTGGATGTTCTCAACCAGCTTCTGGAAGAGACCAAAGG CTTCCACCCTGGGGTCACCTCCCCAATCATCCCCAGCAACACTCCAGTGGGGCCACCCGTCTCCTTCTCTACTGGGTCTGGTAGCCCTTTGTTCCAACCACTGCCATTCCAGCAGGGAAGCCCTCTGAAGGGAAATGAAGTCTCCCTGACCAATGTCCACGTCCCATTGGAATCCATTAAACCCA gcaGTGCTCTTCCAGTGACAGCCTATGACAAAAATGGCTTCCGCATCCTCTTTCACTTTGCCAAGGAATGTCCACCTGGGCGGCCTGATGTACTGGTGGTTGTCGTATCCATGCTGAACACAGCTCCATTGCCTGTCAAGAGCATCGTACTTCAGGCAGCAGTGCCCAAG TCCATGAAGGTGAAGCTGCAGCCTCCATCAGGAATAGAATTATCACCATTCAACCCTATACAGCCACCTGCAGCCATAACCCAAGTTATGTTGTTGGCCAACCCACTGAAG GAGAAGGTAAGGCTACGTTACCGCCTGACTTTTGCCCTTGGGGATCAGCTCAGCACAGAAGTGGGTGAAGTGGACCAGTTTCCCCCAGTGGAACAATGGGGGAACCTATGA
- the GGA3 gene encoding ADP-ribosylation factor-binding protein GGA3 isoform X8: MPQYLGDRISEKVKTKVIELLYSWTVALPEESKIKDAYQMLKRQGIVQSDPLIPMDRTLIPSPPPRPKNPVFDDEEKSKLLAKLLKSKNPDDLQEANKLIKSMVKEDEARIQKVTKRLHTLEEVNNNVKLLNEMLVHYSKEDSSEADKELMKELYDQCETKRRTLFKLASETEDNDSSLGDILQASDNLSRVINSYKKIIEGQVINGEVASLAISVPEGSNPSSNLNTLIDLAELDISSSSSLVLAPQPAPPSSDIPILPPPPRSCSSSQTEASPGASSVTNSLSLLDEELLCLGLADPAPSVAPKESTGNSPWNLYQDSPFLQSSTQPLNSSPAPLPPPFTAPATKASVPAPNTGSFLFSMGLATATPQKVGPPAPGYISSTVGDSSLYQLDVLNQLLEETKGPSGLVKPISSSFHPGVTSPIIPSNTPVGPPVSFSTGSGSPLFQPLPFQQGSPLKGNEVSLTNVHVPLESIKPSSALPVTAYDKNGFRILFHFAKECPPGRPDVLVVVVSMLNTAPLPVKSIVLQAAVPKSMKVKLQPPSGIELSPFNPIQPPAAITQVMLLANPLKEKVRLRYRLTFALGDQLSTEVGEVDQFPPVEQWGNL, from the exons ATGCCACAG TACTTGGGGGACAGGATCTCAGAGAAAGTGAAAACGAAAGTCATTGAGCTGCTGTATAGCTGGACAGTGGCCCTGCCAGAGGAATCAAAAATCAAGGATGCCTACCAGATGCTTAAGAGACAGG GGATTGTGCAGTCTGACCCACTGATTCCTATGGATCGGACACTAATACCCTCCCCACCACCTCGTCCCAAGAATCCTGTTTTTGATGATGAGGAGAAATCCAAG CTCCTAGCCAAGTTGTTGAAAAGCAAAAATCCAGATGACCTTCAAGAGGCCAACAAGTTGATTAAATCCATGGTGAAAGAG GATGAAGCTAGGATCCAGAAAGTGACCAAAAGACTACATACTCTAGAGGAAGTCAATAACAATGTAAAACTTCTCAATGAGATGCTGGTTCATTATAGTAAGGAGGACTCATCAGAAGCAGATAAAGAACTCATGAAG GAGCTTTATGATCAGTGTGAAACCAAGAGGAGAACATTATTCAAATTGGCCAGCGAGACTGAAGACAATGATAGCAGTTTAG GAGACATCCTGCAAGCCAGTGACAATCTTTCACGGGTTATCAACTCctataaaaaaattattgaaggaCAGGTCATTAATGGTGAGGTGGCTTCCCTAGCCATATCTGTCCCTGAAG GAAGCAACCCCTCCAGTAACCTCAACACCCTCATTGATCTTGCGGAACTGGATATATCCAGCAGCTCATCCCTGGTGTTGGCCCCACAACCTGCCCCCCCCTCCTCAGACATCCCTATCCTTCCACCCCCTCCACGAAGCTGCTCATCTAGTCAGACCGAAGCCTCCCCTGGGGCCAGCAGTGTGACCAACTCCCTCTCCTTGTTGGATGAAGAGCTGTTGTGCTTAG GCCTCGCTGACCCAGCCCCTAGTGTTGCTCCCAAAGAGTCAACAGGGAACAGCCCGTGGAACCTGTACCAG GACAGCCCTTTCCTCCAGTCCTCTACACAGCCCTTGAACAGCTCCCCAGCCCCACTGCCTCCTCCCTTTACGGCTCCTGCTACCAAGGCCAGCGTCCCTGCCCCCAACACAGGCTCATTCTTGTTCTCCATGGGACTGGCCACGGCTACACCCCAAAAGGTGGGGCCACCAGCCCCAGGGTACATCAGCTCAACTGTGGGTGATAGTTCCCTGTACCAGTTGGATGTTCTCAACCAGCTTCTGGAAGAGACCAAAGG GCCATCAGGCTTGGTAAAACCTATCTCCTCCAGCTTCCACCCTGGGGTCACCTCCCCAATCATCCCCAGCAACACTCCAGTGGGGCCACCCGTCTCCTTCTCTACTGGGTCTGGTAGCCCTTTGTTCCAACCACTGCCATTCCAGCAGGGAAGCCCTCTGAAGGGAAATGAAGTCTCCCTGACCAATGTCCACGTCCCATTGGAATCCATTAAACCCA gcaGTGCTCTTCCAGTGACAGCCTATGACAAAAATGGCTTCCGCATCCTCTTTCACTTTGCCAAGGAATGTCCACCTGGGCGGCCTGATGTACTGGTGGTTGTCGTATCCATGCTGAACACAGCTCCATTGCCTGTCAAGAGCATCGTACTTCAGGCAGCAGTGCCCAAG TCCATGAAGGTGAAGCTGCAGCCTCCATCAGGAATAGAATTATCACCATTCAACCCTATACAGCCACCTGCAGCCATAACCCAAGTTATGTTGTTGGCCAACCCACTGAAG GAGAAGGTAAGGCTACGTTACCGCCTGACTTTTGCCCTTGGGGATCAGCTCAGCACAGAAGTGGGTGAAGTGGACCAGTTTCCCCCAGTGGAACAATGGGGGAACCTATGA
- the GGA3 gene encoding ADP-ribosylation factor-binding protein GGA3 isoform X7 produces the protein MAEAEGESLESWLNKATNPSNRQEDWEYIIGFCDQINKELEGPQIAVRLLAHKIQSPQEWEAIQALTYLGDRISEKVKTKVIELLYSWTVALPEESKIKDAYQMLKRQGIVQSDPLIPMDRTLIPSPPPRPKNPVFDDEEKSKLLAKLLKSKNPDDLQEANKLIKSMVKEDEARIQKVTKRLHTLEEVNNNVKLLNEMLVHYSKEDSSEADKELMKELYDQCETKRRTLFKLASETEDNDSSLGDILQASDNLSRVINSYKKIIEGQVINGEVASLAISVPEGSNPSSNLNTLIDLAELDISSSSSLVLAPQPAPPSSDIPILPPPPRSCSSSQTEASPGASSVTNSLSLLDEELLCLGLADPAPSVAPKESTGNSPWNLYQVGPPAPGYISSTVGDSSLYQLDVLNQLLEETKGPSGLVKPISSSFHPGVTSPIIPSNTPVGPPVSFSTGSGSPLFQPLPFQQGSPLKGNEVSLTNVHVPLESIKPSSALPVTAYDKNGFRILFHFAKECPPGRPDVLVVVVSMLNTAPLPVKSIVLQAAVPKSMKVKLQPPSGIELSPFNPIQPPAAITQVMLLANPLKEKVRLRYRLTFALGDQLSTEVGEVDQFPPVEQWGNL, from the exons ATAAAGCCACCAATCCTTCCAACCGCCAGGAGGACTGGGAGTACATTATTGGCTTCTGCGATCAGATCAACAAGGAGCTTGAAGG GCCTCAGATTGCTGTCCGGCTGCTGGCTCACAAAATCCAGTCCCCACAAGAATGGGAGGCAATCCAAGCCTTAACG TACTTGGGGGACAGGATCTCAGAGAAAGTGAAAACGAAAGTCATTGAGCTGCTGTATAGCTGGACAGTGGCCCTGCCAGAGGAATCAAAAATCAAGGATGCCTACCAGATGCTTAAGAGACAGG GGATTGTGCAGTCTGACCCACTGATTCCTATGGATCGGACACTAATACCCTCCCCACCACCTCGTCCCAAGAATCCTGTTTTTGATGATGAGGAGAAATCCAAG CTCCTAGCCAAGTTGTTGAAAAGCAAAAATCCAGATGACCTTCAAGAGGCCAACAAGTTGATTAAATCCATGGTGAAAGAG GATGAAGCTAGGATCCAGAAAGTGACCAAAAGACTACATACTCTAGAGGAAGTCAATAACAATGTAAAACTTCTCAATGAGATGCTGGTTCATTATAGTAAGGAGGACTCATCAGAAGCAGATAAAGAACTCATGAAG GAGCTTTATGATCAGTGTGAAACCAAGAGGAGAACATTATTCAAATTGGCCAGCGAGACTGAAGACAATGATAGCAGTTTAG GAGACATCCTGCAAGCCAGTGACAATCTTTCACGGGTTATCAACTCctataaaaaaattattgaaggaCAGGTCATTAATGGTGAGGTGGCTTCCCTAGCCATATCTGTCCCTGAAG GAAGCAACCCCTCCAGTAACCTCAACACCCTCATTGATCTTGCGGAACTGGATATATCCAGCAGCTCATCCCTGGTGTTGGCCCCACAACCTGCCCCCCCCTCCTCAGACATCCCTATCCTTCCACCCCCTCCACGAAGCTGCTCATCTAGTCAGACCGAAGCCTCCCCTGGGGCCAGCAGTGTGACCAACTCCCTCTCCTTGTTGGATGAAGAGCTGTTGTGCTTAG GCCTCGCTGACCCAGCCCCTAGTGTTGCTCCCAAAGAGTCAACAGGGAACAGCCCGTGGAACCTGTACCAG GTGGGGCCACCAGCCCCAGGGTACATCAGCTCAACTGTGGGTGATAGTTCCCTGTACCAGTTGGATGTTCTCAACCAGCTTCTGGAAGAGACCAAAGG GCCATCAGGCTTGGTAAAACCTATCTCCTCCAGCTTCCACCCTGGGGTCACCTCCCCAATCATCCCCAGCAACACTCCAGTGGGGCCACCCGTCTCCTTCTCTACTGGGTCTGGTAGCCCTTTGTTCCAACCACTGCCATTCCAGCAGGGAAGCCCTCTGAAGGGAAATGAAGTCTCCCTGACCAATGTCCACGTCCCATTGGAATCCATTAAACCCA gcaGTGCTCTTCCAGTGACAGCCTATGACAAAAATGGCTTCCGCATCCTCTTTCACTTTGCCAAGGAATGTCCACCTGGGCGGCCTGATGTACTGGTGGTTGTCGTATCCATGCTGAACACAGCTCCATTGCCTGTCAAGAGCATCGTACTTCAGGCAGCAGTGCCCAAG TCCATGAAGGTGAAGCTGCAGCCTCCATCAGGAATAGAATTATCACCATTCAACCCTATACAGCCACCTGCAGCCATAACCCAAGTTATGTTGTTGGCCAACCCACTGAAG GAGAAGGTAAGGCTACGTTACCGCCTGACTTTTGCCCTTGGGGATCAGCTCAGCACAGAAGTGGGTGAAGTGGACCAGTTTCCCCCAGTGGAACAATGGGGGAACCTATGA
- the GGA3 gene encoding ADP-ribosylation factor-binding protein GGA3 isoform X9, translating to MAEAEGESLESWLNKATNPSNRQEDWEYIIGFCDQINKELEGPQIAVRLLAHKIQSPQEWEAIQALTVLEACMKNCGRRFHNEVGKFRFLNELIKVVSPKYLGDRISEKVKTKVIELLYSWTVALPEESKIKDAYQMLKRQGIVQSDPLIPMDRTLIPSPPPRPKNPVFDDEEKSKLLAKLLKSKNPDDLQEANKLIKSMVKEDEARIQKVTKRLHTLEEVNNNVKLLNEMLVHYSKEDSSEADKELMKELYDQCETKRRTLFKLASETEDNDSSLGDILQASDNLSRVINSYKKIIEGQVINGEVASLAISVPEGSNPSSNLNTLIDLAELDISSSSSLVLAPQPAPPSSDIPILPPPPRSCSSSQTEASPGASSVTNSLSLLDEELLCLGLADPAPSVAPKESTGNSPWNLYQSDIGFFSPKLLTIVYNSQDSPFLQSSTQPLNSSPAPLPPPFTAPATKASVPAPNTGSFLFSMGLATATPQKVGPPAPGYISSTVGDSSLYQLDVLNQLLEETKGPSGLVKPISSSFHPGVTSPIIPSNTPVGPPVSFSTGSGSPLFQPLPFQQGSPLKGNEVSLTNVHVPLESIKPSSALPVTAYDKNGFRILFHFAKECPPGRPDVLVVVVSMLNTAPLPVKSIVLQAAVPKSMKVKLQPPSGIELSPFNPIQPPAAITQVMLLANPLKEKVRLRYRLTFALGDQLSTEVGEVDQFPPVEQWGNL from the exons ATAAAGCCACCAATCCTTCCAACCGCCAGGAGGACTGGGAGTACATTATTGGCTTCTGCGATCAGATCAACAAGGAGCTTGAAGG GCCTCAGATTGCTGTCCGGCTGCTGGCTCACAAAATCCAGTCCCCACAAGAATGGGAGGCAATCCAAGCCTTAACG GTGCTGGAAGCATGTATGAAGAACTGCGGGAGGAGGTTTCATAATGAAGTGGGGAAGTTCCGTTTTTTGAATGAGTTAATCAAAGTCGTCTCTCCCAAG TACTTGGGGGACAGGATCTCAGAGAAAGTGAAAACGAAAGTCATTGAGCTGCTGTATAGCTGGACAGTGGCCCTGCCAGAGGAATCAAAAATCAAGGATGCCTACCAGATGCTTAAGAGACAGG GGATTGTGCAGTCTGACCCACTGATTCCTATGGATCGGACACTAATACCCTCCCCACCACCTCGTCCCAAGAATCCTGTTTTTGATGATGAGGAGAAATCCAAG CTCCTAGCCAAGTTGTTGAAAAGCAAAAATCCAGATGACCTTCAAGAGGCCAACAAGTTGATTAAATCCATGGTGAAAGAG GATGAAGCTAGGATCCAGAAAGTGACCAAAAGACTACATACTCTAGAGGAAGTCAATAACAATGTAAAACTTCTCAATGAGATGCTGGTTCATTATAGTAAGGAGGACTCATCAGAAGCAGATAAAGAACTCATGAAG GAGCTTTATGATCAGTGTGAAACCAAGAGGAGAACATTATTCAAATTGGCCAGCGAGACTGAAGACAATGATAGCAGTTTAG GAGACATCCTGCAAGCCAGTGACAATCTTTCACGGGTTATCAACTCctataaaaaaattattgaaggaCAGGTCATTAATGGTGAGGTGGCTTCCCTAGCCATATCTGTCCCTGAAG GAAGCAACCCCTCCAGTAACCTCAACACCCTCATTGATCTTGCGGAACTGGATATATCCAGCAGCTCATCCCTGGTGTTGGCCCCACAACCTGCCCCCCCCTCCTCAGACATCCCTATCCTTCCACCCCCTCCACGAAGCTGCTCATCTAGTCAGACCGAAGCCTCCCCTGGGGCCAGCAGTGTGACCAACTCCCTCTCCTTGTTGGATGAAGAGCTGTTGTGCTTAG GCCTCGCTGACCCAGCCCCTAGTGTTGCTCCCAAAGAGTCAACAGGGAACAGCCCGTGGAACCTGTACCAG TCAGATATAGGATTTTTCAGCCCAAAGCTGTTGACTATTGTCTACAACTCCCAGGACAGCCCTTTCCTCCAGTCCTCTACACAGCCCTTGAACAGCTCCCCAGCCCCACTGCCTCCTCCCTTTACGGCTCCTGCTACCAAGGCCAGCGTCCCTGCCCCCAACACAGGCTCATTCTTGTTCTCCATGGGACTGGCCACGGCTACACCCCAAAAGGTGGGGCCACCAGCCCCAGGGTACATCAGCTCAACTGTGGGTGATAGTTCCCTGTACCAGTTGGATGTTCTCAACCAGCTTCTGGAAGAGACCAAAGG GCCATCAGGCTTGGTAAAACCTATCTCCTCCAGCTTCCACCCTGGGGTCACCTCCCCAATCATCCCCAGCAACACTCCAGTGGGGCCACCCGTCTCCTTCTCTACTGGGTCTGGTAGCCCTTTGTTCCAACCACTGCCATTCCAGCAGGGAAGCCCTCTGAAGGGAAATGAAGTCTCCCTGACCAATGTCCACGTCCCATTGGAATCCATTAAACCCA gcaGTGCTCTTCCAGTGACAGCCTATGACAAAAATGGCTTCCGCATCCTCTTTCACTTTGCCAAGGAATGTCCACCTGGGCGGCCTGATGTACTGGTGGTTGTCGTATCCATGCTGAACACAGCTCCATTGCCTGTCAAGAGCATCGTACTTCAGGCAGCAGTGCCCAAG TCCATGAAGGTGAAGCTGCAGCCTCCATCAGGAATAGAATTATCACCATTCAACCCTATACAGCCACCTGCAGCCATAACCCAAGTTATGTTGTTGGCCAACCCACTGAAG GAGAAGGTAAGGCTACGTTACCGCCTGACTTTTGCCCTTGGGGATCAGCTCAGCACAGAAGTGGGTGAAGTGGACCAGTTTCCCCCAGTGGAACAATGGGGGAACCTATGA